A window of Deltaproteobacteria bacterium genomic DNA:
TTTTTTCGCTCGCATCTTGGTGGTTTTGGCAACTTGCTTTCCGTCATTCTCAAGAATAGGAGACCGGATAACCCCAATTTAGTCATTCAGTCCGACCTGGCGACAGTCAACCTGATCTCAGACCCGGCCTTAAGCGAGAGGTTGCAGGTGACTTACGCCGGCTGCGCCTACCACGCGAGGCGACCATTCGCGATTCATGAAGCCCAAGATCCCGAACTCTGTGAGTGGATTTTGCATGAATTTAAGGGCCTGGCCATTTTTGAAGGCGGCCTTGATGCTGCCGGCCGCAACCGCGACAACACTACGGTCGTCAGAGACACCGACGAGCGGGAGACGTGGGAGCAGATTAAATATTATGCCTATTTGATCGCGAAAAAATGGTCTGCCGCTAGCGAACTCGGCAAGGCGGCGCGCTACATTATAAAAAACTACGAAAAATTGACCTACTATCTCCAGGATTATCGTCTGGCCGTTTCGAATAATTTCTCGGAGCGTATGTTGCGCCTGGAACGCTTGATTGAAAATAACGCCCTCTTTCGCCAGACTCTTGGCGGACGCTTCTCGCTCGACATTATACGCACCGTGCTGCAAACGGCTATCGCCGCGAAAGTCGACCTGCAGCTGTATTTGATGTGGGTGATGAGCATGCCGGCCGAAGTCGTCGACGCAGCACCGGATGACTTTACGCCACTGGCATTTGCGCGTGTAAAATCGCAGCATATAGCACCTTAGAAGATTGGCTGCAGAATCATTCCGCGGCACTCGCACTAGCATGCAACAACGCTAGTGGGGGTGCTACATGCGCTGGTGTACTAGGTACAGAGTATCTGTGAATGGGAACGGCGCGAAATATAGAACGTCGCTGTGACTCACAGTTTTAGTCGCGAGGCTCTTTGCACTTTGCGCAATGGAGACCACGGAGCTATCGGCCTCATCGGCCATTGTGGGTGCTGATTCGGTGGTTGTTGTTTCGGTGTCAGTGCCTTTATTCTTGGACCGTGAACAAGCCGAACCA
This region includes:
- a CDS encoding transposase; protein product: FFRSHLGGFGNLLSVILKNRRPDNPNLVIQSDLATVNLISDPALSERLQVTYAGCAYHARRPFAIHEAQDPELCEWILHEFKGLAIFEGGLDAAGRNRDNTTVVRDTDERETWEQIKYYAYLIAKKWSAASELGKAARYIIKNYEKLTYYLQDYRLAVSNNFSERMLRLERLIENNALFRQTLGGRFSLDIIRTVLQTAIAAKVDLQLYLMWVMSMPAEVVDAAPDDFTPLAFARVKSQHIAP